Genomic DNA from Epinephelus moara isolate mb chromosome 24, YSFRI_EMoa_1.0, whole genome shotgun sequence:
GCCAGTGAAGTTGGTCCAGGCCGCCCAGTCGTCCTGGTCAAAGGGATCCTCGATGGAAACCACTGTCAGTCAAAAATATGAAGACATTTCTTATTGGATAGTGACACAAATGATCAGTGTGGCTTAAACTGAAATATCTGATCATGTTCAGCTGTTGTTCCATCAACACATCCTtcagaagagaaacagacagcTCCTAAATGAACTAATCATAGCTTATGATCAAATACTAAATAATATTGTTGGTCCAGCAGGGCAAGAAACATGAACGATGAGATAATCAGATGATTCAACAGGGTCATAAAGAACTCAACAGTTTAAAGAGAtcagaataaaaacatactTTATCATCTACTTTTTGCATGCAAAAGCTGGAAATGTATCTTTGGTTTGTACGTGCACTAACAAATCATATCACATCCAGACAggacacattaaaacaatttacattaaaacacaataCACAACAGAGGCTACATCAACAGCAGCACAAGGTACTTGATGAGTGATGAGGATTGAATCAAGGTTAAAGAAACAGATATAAAGAGCTGTGTGCTGAGGCAGCATGCTGGCTTCAGCAATTGAATATTAGTCCTTATCTATGTTTGGTTTtctttgtggtaaaacatgaCAATAACTCATAACCACAGGTTGCAATTTGAAGGTCCTTAACTAACTGAATGACATGGGAAAAACTTAAAAAGTCTAACAgactctttctttttgttttttttttcagtttgccAAAACTGTTTAAAACCTGTATGATCGTCTGATTGCTCATGTTATTTCTCTCAGACTTTTTGCAGTTAACCTGATTAGGTTTTATTTTTCGCATCTTTGGCTGTCATTCCCAAGTTGTGCCCACACAAAAGtatcctttcattttaaaagaatCATGAGGACATCAGTCTGGATGTACTTACATTTGAGTGTTATCTCATTTCAAAGTGAATGTGTGCTATAAAAAggaaatttaatttagttttacaGCTTGTAAAAACTCAATATAAATGCAGGTTTGAACATTGCTGGAATGACAATTCTCTATCTTTGTACAGGGTTATTTTTTTActccaaacaaagacaactgTTGTGACAAATATTCATTTAAGCTCCTGTTGGAATTCACAATAGCTTTCAATGCTGTCATTGTGATTCAGAGCACAAATCTCTGAAGTCTACACTTTGGCAAGTGCTTTGATTAGCTTTTACTTGCTTCAAAAATGAGATGacttccaacattttttttttacttcaaaatgttttcctttattttttctgCTTCATATCTGTTTGAGACTTGAGCTGCCGacacattaaacattaatttaagaaaatatagCGATGAAATATGAAAATTGCTGATCTTGAAAGCTTTCCAAGGTTATCAGGTGTGTGGTGTTGTAAACCAGTGCTGCCAGTAGCACACAAAATCATTTTGTCTGGGCCTCTTAGAGGGTGAGTAGATTAAAACTAAGATACCCCACATAGTTAAAGGGGACCTACATTGCTTTCCCTTATTTTCTCTCATGTATACACTGTTACAGTGTCGGATATTCCTATTAAAAGAACAGtgtggatttttttgaagtggggttgtatgggaaACCTATTCATAGTCAGTGTTTTACATGGAGAAGCAGGTTAGAGtccaacacagaagctaagtaatgcactgctgtggacggggctctgcagcaaaacatgttttagccgCTTTAAAAGAAAGTCTCACTCTCCGCCTGCTATATAATGTGTAAATagagaaagtgtgtgaaggCTACCTGGATAATCCTTCACAAAGCTCTTGTAAAGGTCAGCCAGCTCGTCAGGGGTGATGTAACGGCTCGGGTCATCAGGAGACTTGAAGTCCAGGTCATATTTTCCCTCCCTGTAAAATTCAGACGCTGCCACATCCATGCCGATCACAACCTCATCTGTGTATCCTGCTTTGGAGATGGCCTCCTTTATCAACTCCAGAGCTGCAGAGTTAAACAATAAATGTGGAAAATATGAGTTGCATTGAGCagcacagaaaacaacaaatgatGATCATGATTTCCACACTGACTgaacagaaaaatataaattcCTATACATTGTAATATAATCAAATAGTCCTGTGGCAAATATTACCTTCAAAAGCATGTATGTAGAGTGGAACAAATATTAGAAATGTCTTTCAAGAGAACACACTCCCATACCACTACCAACTGCAATCTAACACTGTACACTAGAAACAAGTaaaaggaagaacattttaagtgtgagtgtttttattACAAGGTGTGATCACAAATTTTTACTGGCTGCACATTTGGTTTACAGCAAAGCCAATTTCTTCATGATGATAAAAGAAGCTTGCAGTGGTTTTTAAGGAACCTGAAAGTTATGCTAATCTTGCAGTTGTAGGAGTGTGTCATCATCAGAAGCtcagaaaaaataatttctcaTACATACCCTCCTGGTTCTCCAGGATGTTTGGAGCAAAACCACCTTCATCACCCACGTTGGTGGCATCCTGACCATATTTCTTTTTGATGACGCTTTTGAGATTGTGGTAGACCTCGGCTCCGATGCGCATGGCTTCTTTGAAGGTGCTTGCGCCGATGGGCAGGATCATGAACTCCTGCATGGCAAGCTTGTTGCCTGCATGGGAGCCACCATTGATCACATTGAAGGcctggtggaggtggaggggaaagGAACAAGAGCTGTGACTTCACAATAAGCTGGAGGTGAACTGAATAATAAAGGGAAGATCTACCAGGAAAATGATGCATGTAATTTGGCACACAGATTCTCACCGGCACAGGCAGGATGACCTCTGGGTTTCCTGCAAGGTCAGCAATATGACGATACAGGGGGACACCTTTCTCTGCTGCACCAGCTTTGCAGACAGCCAGGGAAACACCCAGGATGGCATTTGCTCCAAATTTGGCtgtttggagagagagagagagaaagatttatttaaattatgaGGCGGCCTCCTCAAATTCCATCCTGCCTCCAGCTCACAACAAAACTCTATGACGAGTGTCAAATTGGAAAACACTATTTTCTAACAAGTGTTGCACTTAGTAgatttctgtcatttgtaaCTGCCATTGCAGCATTACACATATGTGGTGGCTCTGTCGTAATCAGCACAGTTCATTGCGAAAGGCACTGCCAAAActgccaaagaggaagaacacaGCAACCGCATCAAAGTGGGGGCCAGCCTGGTATGCCACCGTGTTTTTGCTGATAAAGTCTTTGCCAACACAACATAAAagaaaacactaaagaaaacaaaactactTTTCCCTGCTGTTCAATGATAGTTTTATATCACCAGATGGGAGTTTGTAAATGCCGTTGCATATACATTGTACAAGTGGTCTTGATGGTACCAGCCCCAACTCATTTTGAGCCAGGAAAACCCTGCATTCATCACCAGATTATATCTGAATTTAGTATTTATCAGTAATTCAGGAAGTTCCTGTCCTCCTGCTGCAATCAGCAGTGACGTTATTATGGAAACATCTCAGATTTAAGTACATGCATCACATCTAAGTAAAAAGATGCtcagataataaaaaataatgcagcAAAACAATGATCTTAAACATAGAGCCAAACAGTAAAAAGTTCTTTACTGGTCAAGTTGGTTGTCTGACCTCAAGTCAGCTGAAGAGGGGTTTCACTTGTTTAACGCAAGAGTGAAGGCAAAAGGGCAAACAAGAAGTGAAAATCGCTGCCTTGCCAGAACACTGCCGTAGTCCAGACAGTTATAAAAAATTATAGATAAAGATTGATCAGAACCACAATTACAGGTGTCAAACCTCCCCTGAACCACGGTCCAAAGCAATCAGCTAAACCTTGGTCAAATGAAAAGAGGAGGTCACAGTCTGGATCAAACTAAACCATGGTGTGAAAGCACTTTTTGGATGGTTAGGACTTTTGAAACAATTACAGGGGTGTTTTGGCAGGCTATCGTCATGTGATAAGAGTAATCTTGTGCCTAAGTGCGTAGTGCATGAGCGGTTTAGCGACAGAGACATTCACTGCACTCAGACAAGACAGTTGTTGGTGATCAGACCAGAGGAGAAATCAGCAGTTAACTGTCAAGTGGTCGCAAATGTACACCGTCAGTTTCAATTTGTCCACGAACAACAAAACGTGACAAACTGAGCTGCAGTAGCACTTGGAGAGACGAGGAGTGGACTTTATCAAGACTCAGTtggaaacatttacaaaaactcTGACACTTTTAAATTATTTCCCAAAaggatgagggagagggagacaagAGAATGAGAGAGCTGGTCTTGCAACCAATCTATGTCAAGTATCAGGAGAAGAAGCTCACATAGCTGATGACAACAGAACATGGGTATGTCATGTAAAGTTCTTTAGTGAACTTGCTTGACCCaaatgtgaaaccaaaattaAATGTATACATTTGAACAAAAATGCAAACCCTGGCTCGGACTTTCAGATGGGAAAAGAACCTTAGGCTAACAGGTGAACAGTGTGATTACTGTCACTTACATTTGTTCTCTGTGCCATCCAACTCTATCATCATACGGTCAATTCTGTCTTGCTCAACCACAGATACATCCTGAGGAGACGGGAGAGGAACAAGTTAGAGATGATTTATATTAGCACTGACAACAATGAACAGTCCAAAATTTAGTTGGTTCAACATTTGAGAGACAAAGCACAAAGACAGAGGGTTGAGAATTAATCTTCTTACTTTGCCAACAAGTGCAGGTGCAATGGTTGAATTTATGTTTTCGACAGCCTGTGAGACTCCTGCAACAGAAAAACTAGTGTGATTATTCTTTCACAACATTACGGGTAAATCTTGTAACGAAACCAATGCATAGATTTAGAAACacatgcaactttttttttaatataaaatacatatcCAGAGAGCATGCAATAGTACTTCTTTTATAATTTGTTTAAGATGAACAAACATAATTAGTCTTATTAAACATAGTTTCATTTCACAGTCCATCAATCCACAGGCTCATCAGCAACACTGGGGTGCGAGCATTCTTTAATGACAGTTCACCATGCAAATCATATCTGGTTGATTGTCAGAAGCATTCAGTGATGAGTTTTtatgttgtcatgtcattaaaTGATCATGTAATTGGTTGTTCTGTCAAATGGACAAATCTTGGTTTTTAATTTTAGAGTGACAGGCAATGGAAACTCACTAACCCTTTCACATCTGGctcagagaagaaaagaaaatggagaGTAAAGATgacacaaagaaagacagagaaaaaaagaaaagtataatatagtatttttacattaactTTAGTTCTGCTTCAAGCTGTAAAGGCAAGAAAGGGTTTTTTTATATTCggtggtaaaaataaaaactacaccTGACATTAAACTCATTATATCCTATTAAAAAATTAACACTAAAGTGTCATACAGACCTTTCCCCAGGTAGCGAGACTTGTCATTGTCCCTGAGCTCCAAGGCTTCGTAGATTCCAGTGGATGCACCGCTTGGTACGGCTGCCCTGAACAAGCCTGTGAGATGTACAtgggagcagagagaggacatGAGAGTGGTGCCATGACAAAAACTAAAGATGATGAAATGAATTTTGTGATTGAGGCACATGGGTACTATGACTGTACATTCAaaggttcccacacattttcaccagtgaattttcaaaacttttccacaaCTATTTTACCCCACTTCCATGACTTAAATATAAGTAGTTTAAAATTAATAGGTCTGACACAGCCATAGataattaaacagaaaaacagtagAAAAGATTCTGAAGATCAGGGTTCAGCATTAACCGATGCATGACAGTCTGTGGCCTTAAAAAAGTTACTCTTTTATGTGGCCCCCTATGGCCACAGGTCTCTCTTGAGAATGTCACTGCAATGAGATTACCTGTCTAAATAaggttaaatttaaaaaaaaaatccccatatTACAAGCATTCGCCAATGCACATTACAGTTTCACAAACATCCCGATTCATTTGCACGTTTTAGCTCAACATTCTATGAAGATAGAGAACAGTACTGCTCGTTGCCGGCTAGCTACCGATATGTTGGGACTACTGAAGTATGGGTTTACTAAGCCTGCTCAAACTGCTAACACAGCAACGGAAATTTAGGTGTGAAAGGAAGCAGGCATTTAAGTAGCTACAAAGAGGGCTACAGTTGGAAGTATGTATCATAagccttttacactgccagattttccgcgtagaggtaaacatattggcggaacctttttgaaAAAAAGGTGCCCttcgccacgggaggggctgttgatgacttgtgggaggagctgttgatgacgccgcacgtgcgactcGCTGGCAGTgaactaacaggaaacagctgatagcaggaatgagcagctagtagcaagagggaaacacaaacctgacagacactgtaaagatgagcaactggggagacaaggaatagcgcgccctccttgcactcgcaaacgaagaggccattaaccgtcaaaatGACGGGGAcaggccaacttatgagagaatcaccgaaggactgaccagccgcggcttccctcggagcAAGGCGCAAGTCATTAGTTATGTCACACGCTGGGTTACACATTGTGTTACTTGCTCACCCCCCGAAAAAgacacattctgtatgaacaaaagtaggcaggcagttttctgctgcactccccgattttgttttaatactgccaatgctgaacgaagactgattgggctttcctgcaaatttgcacaattcctatttaaaaagggctataggtTTTCTACTGTTTTTCGTAATGCATTTATtgcagacatgacagacagTGGGAGAAAGAAAGTGTGACAGAATATATGTATCGTATGTTCACAAAGACCTTGAACTATCACAGTCACGGAAGGCTTTGGAAAGTTGGGTCAACCTGCCTTTACAGAAGTTGGGCCATCAAATTTAGGGGCCTGGGGGCCTCTAGGGCCAGTGCTTAAATATATTAGCGTCTATACTTGGGATGTCAATGCAatttgatgtgtgtttgatttaaagtctatatgcatttatttcttatgaaacaaatgtttgttttatagaCATGTCTAATAACTAATAGCAGTGATGCAGTCCTGTCAGTCCGGTCTGTGTATCACATGATATTAATGATGTTTCAATGGTCACAAAGCACAGCactatattttaaataaataatacaaagaaTGTATTTTGTGTAAGGTTAGGTATGTTTGGGAATTTCTATAACCATATTTCAAACAATAGCTAAAACAATGTctattcaaaacttttccaaaacatcCTGTTAATTTCAAACCGTCTCCAGGGCTGGGAAACAGTTCTTCTGATCTCATAACTTTTGCAGGAATTTAATGGCTGATGAAACGatgcacatttttcaataagtcaTATTGTTGCCTACCTTTATCAGTGTAAAGGTCAACCTCTACAGTGGGGTTTCCACGAGAATCAAAGATCTCTCGGGCGTGGATCTTGGCAATGGACATGGTGTCGGACCttgagaagagacagagaggttaAACTTGTCACTATCTTTCAATCCTCTGGACAAAGATGCACTGCAGCCTGTAAAAACTCGGATTTAAGACAATAGAACAATGCAAAAAAACCCTTAATGCTATAAAAAAGGCTATTTGTCTGTTACTACTGCTGCACCTCTTTTACTTTCTTCCTCCTTGGAGCTTACTCACAAAAATATCCTGACCTACGTGCAAGCTTAGGCGTGCTAACAGGCCTGCTACTATCCTAATTGGATTAGACCTTCTCATCTGATTAATCACATGGCAGTGAGGTAATGTAGAAATTGCTGCATCTGTCAAAGGCAGGATAAGCTTTTAGTTACAACTTGTGTTGCTGCAGGGAAATGTGTATGAATTTAAGTTGTACCAAGGAGTCATGATGCTACCGTCATTACAACAGAATCTATGCCATAGTAAAGTCCCTCTGTCATTCACCGCTGGACATAATATCCACAGTAATCCCTCTGCCTTGCATGCCACATACACAAGCAGGCTAACACACCAACACAATGACTCTTCCTGCAGACTGGGTTTCAGTTTCTCACTAACACTGAGAGCAGAAATAATtagataattaattaataagtCAAAGGACAAAATgaactaattactttttttgatAAACTTTTGATCATTTTAAGTCATGTTACAAAACAAGAAGGCCAAAAATCAAATGGTTTCAGATTCCCACATGTGAAGATTTGATTCTGAGTGTTGGTCGGATAAAACTAGACATCTGATTATGTCAGCTTGGGCTCTGATGGACAGTTTTTTTGGAGAGTTGAAGAACAATCAGCACTAGTAAGGCaatgttttgcaagtcacaacaAAGTCTCAAGTCTTGGCTTGGAGATGCTGCCTGTCATGGGACTCATCCGTGACTTAGTGTGAACCTTTGAATTTTGATAGGAAACAGGAGAgtagggaaaaaaatgtataagaATCCCTAACACAAGTTAAAAAACCATGAGAGACTTATGACTGATTAACTCTCGACCCCCCACTCCCAGCCATTCCtgataaaagaacaaaaaaagccCAACCCATGTGAAAAAGCCAGACTCCTCTATCTGTAGGAGGTTATCTTCACTTAGAGGTCATCAAGCCTTAAGCAATGTAGTTATTTGCAGGGTGCTTGAACTAAAGCCTTTGGACCACCTGGGGTTCAGGCAGGCCTAGGGTGTGGTTCAAATTAGATTTAAACAAATCTACTACAACAATGGCAGcaattaaacacagaaaaaacaaatgcatgtgctTAGGCATCGTCTTTGTAACACTAGACTTCTAAAAGTCAATACAGGAGCAGAACCAAGTAGTAGAATAACAACTACACATACACCAATCTGCCAagacattaaaaccactgacaggtgaagtgaataacgttgatcatcttgttacaattcagtgttctgctgggaaaccctGGGTCCTCAAATTCATGTGGGTGCACTTGATGTGCTCCACCAAGTACCCCGTCTCATTGCAACTGCACTCCAGACGACAGTGGCCCACCAGCAGGACAACATGCCATGTCACACTGCAAAGCACTGCTCAAGGATGGCCCACAAAACATGATgaagagctcaaggcattaaCCAGGCCTCAaaagatcccaatctgattgagccTTCGTGGAATATactggtaccccagaggtagcCCAGAGGTACCTCTCTGGATGGAACTTGGCTCTGACCCGTCAAGGAATGGTGTTGCGTTGCTGATGGATCCTTATAGTACTGTGGGTTGTGGCATACTAGCACATCCCAAGTACGCTCAGATTAGAATCTGGGggatttggaggccaggtcaacgTATTGGGCTATTTGTCATGTccctcaggccattcctgagcagtttttgcggtGTAGCATGGCTCACTGTCTTGCTGGGGTGCCACTGCCATCAGGAAGTGCCGCTACCATGAGGTGGTGTACGTGCGGGTAGGTGGAGCACATCAAGTGACATCCGCATGAATGGCaagacccaaggtttcccagcgaAACATTACATTGTTACTAAATGATCCGTTTTATTCACCTCaccaccagtggttttaatgtttcaaTATCTTTTATATCTTACATATCTTTTTTAAGTTATTTGCACATTGCTGGAACACATGCATTACATAACAGCTAGCTGTCGATATGACTCACTGTCATTATGGAAATTAGGGACTTTACTCTAAGTAATTCTTGATCTTGGAAATAGTAGACTGACACACAAAAACGAACACGAGGTCAGGTTAGGAGTGGAGAAGCAAGAGGACATGGAGTGAAGTGCTCGTTATCGCTGCATCTCAATGTGTCAATGTGACAAGTTTAACTATAACGTTATTCTGAATAAGTACGTCACAACTGATTTGTCTAGGATTAATTACTGCATAACATTTAAACATCGCAAACTATCACACCACTGTTTAACCATAACAAAGTAAGGAGTTCAAAGTTTAAGTAGAGTATGAACTTCTGACTTTTAGCTAGACCTCAAACACTACGTTTCCGACGGttgctaacgctagctaacTTTAACTGAACTTACTGTTACGTAAAACAGGAAATAGAGCGTGTTGGCACAAAATGCccaaaagagaaacaaaatgatgaaaCATCCCCGATAACAGAAGTGAAGACGCAACAGGTGACCATACCTTACTGTAAACCGCAGACAAGATGAGAAGACTCGGACGAAGTGTGTCTTGACAGCGTCCAAGACAAATGCGTGCAAGAATCATAGGCAAGAATCAACGAAGAAgactctcttcttcttcttcttatatTTTTCCGGCACGCCCTACGCCTCATATATGTGTTGCTGCCCCCATaggtttttaaatgtgaacTACACCAGACTGACATAAAACTCAGCTCATCATTTTCAAGTTGTTGGCAATGAAAATTTTAAGCTTGAGTCTCCCCCCCAAACAACTCTAATCaaataagtattaaaaaaaagaaagatatgatgacgcaaacaaaataaataaaaaaaaactaaaaataaaactgagcaagtttaaaaaactgaaataaagtaATACACCGGACAGTAACTGCAAATTAAACTGAATGTTAACAAGAATGTAGTAGAAGTATATGAATTATGATaagcagtgttgggaaggttacttttgagATGTAATACGTTACAGATGGCTAGTTACccggtgaaaaaaaaataagtaaagtaaCCATTACTTGtcacatttgattacttttctaacaTATGCTTTAAACTGGGCAAAAAGCTGAAAAGTCCTAAAAGCACAACTGCATACGTGTCACACTCAAACTTGTCTCAAGGGCTTTGCTGGCTGGTATTGCCCTGAAAGCCAAAAGAAGACATTCCTgcacggtaaaaaaaaaaaaaaaaaaagcaaagcaacagaatgaatgaatgaatgaataaatcactGTTATTTCCTCATATAGGCCGAAGTAACTGTAATTTGATCACATagtttttctcagtaactgtaatttGATCACATagtttttctcagtaactgtaactgattacagtcacatttatcttgcaattTAATGTTGTAACTCTGTTACATGAAACTAGTTACTCCCCATCATTGATATAATGGTAAAGGATGTATTTAATCATCATATTCTGTCCTGAATGCATTTATTGTGAAGCAAGTAGTAACTTTTGTTTTAATAAGGgccaaataaatatttatttacttgcTCACTCATGTAATTAGAATTACCACAATTACACATTTTCTCTTCAGGTCTTCCCGACTTGCTTTGGTTGTTAACACTGTTGCTTCATGAGTCTGTACATATTGTACTCCATCATCAGTCATGTTGTCTCCCTCCCTTTTTAATAATGAGcaaagctgcacacacacacactctgtgtgCTTTTACCTGTCAGTTTTCAGTATATCTTGTCATCTTATCATAGATCTTAGTAATTCTGTCAACACCCAAGGGCTCAGTCATCAAAGCATAGTCAGAAATACCTGTGTGAAGTGCagggtgagaggaaaaaaagttagTGGTGGGAAATTACTACAATCCATCAGCCAACAAAGGCTAGAATTAAACACGCTTGAGGAAGTAGAAGGACAGAGTATAAATCATGATGTATGATGTTGGGATTTTAATGTGCTTAACACATGATGGGGGTGTGAGAGCACATGATAATGG
This window encodes:
- the eno1b gene encoding enolase 1b, (alpha); the encoded protein is MSIAKIHAREIFDSRGNPTVEVDLYTDKGLFRAAVPSGASTGIYEALELRDNDKSRYLGKGVSQAVENINSTIAPALVGKDVSVVEQDRIDRMMIELDGTENKSKFGANAILGVSLAVCKAGAAEKGVPLYRHIADLAGNPEVILPVPAFNVINGGSHAGNKLAMQEFMILPIGASTFKEAMRIGAEVYHNLKSVIKKKYGQDATNVGDEGGFAPNILENQEALELIKEAISKAGYTDEVVIGMDVAASEFYREGKYDLDFKSPDDPSRYITPDELADLYKSFVKDYPVVSIEDPFDQDDWAAWTNFTGSVDLQVVGDDLTVTNPNRITKAVDEKACNCLLLKVNQIGTVTESMQACKMAQENGWGVMVSHRSGETEDTFIADLVVGLCTGQIKTGAPCRSERLAKYNQILRIEEELGDKAVFAGKNFRKPLA